The following coding sequences lie in one Haladaptatus sp. DJG-WS-42 genomic window:
- a CDS encoding ORC1-type DNA replication protein — protein sequence MAPDDTHTDGGTDDTDTSRAFDVDLDDVVLDDHGLEDPEEASQGLFDDLLSGEPIFENKEVLRPSYTPHKLPHRVEQINNMATILVAALRGETPSNILIYGKTGTGKTASAKFVSKELETTSQKYEVPCEVEYINCEVTDTQYRVLAQLANKFIEKNEQVIEDKLDRLGSLRERAADDSTALEETQFASLDALDERLSVLEDDLASFEPVPMTGWPTDRVYTTFFEAVDYNERVVVIMLDEIDKLVEKSGDDTLYNLSRMNSELDNSRISIIGISNDLKFTDFLDPRVKSSLGEEEIVFPPYDANQLRDILQHRADVSFKPDSLTDDVIPLCAAFAAQEHGDARRALDLLRTAGELAERDQIDCVEEKHVRKAQDKIELDRVVEVVRTLPTQSKLVLFSTIMLEKNGVHNINTGEVYNIYKRLCGEIDADILTQRRVTDLISELDMLGIVNAVVVSKGRYGRTKEISLSVPIDETEAVLLSDSRLSEIGDVQPFVQARFDN from the coding sequence ATGGCACCTGACGACACACACACGGATGGCGGTACTGACGACACAGACACCAGTCGAGCGTTCGACGTGGACTTAGACGACGTCGTCTTAGACGACCACGGTCTCGAAGACCCAGAGGAAGCTTCGCAAGGGCTGTTTGACGACCTCCTGAGCGGTGAGCCCATCTTCGAGAACAAGGAAGTGCTCCGCCCCTCGTATACGCCACACAAACTCCCCCATCGCGTAGAGCAGATCAACAACATGGCGACGATTCTTGTCGCTGCGCTCCGCGGCGAGACGCCTTCTAACATCCTCATCTACGGCAAGACCGGGACCGGCAAGACGGCGAGTGCGAAGTTCGTCTCCAAAGAACTCGAAACCACCTCACAGAAGTACGAAGTGCCGTGTGAGGTCGAGTACATCAACTGCGAAGTCACCGACACCCAGTATCGCGTCCTCGCACAGCTCGCGAACAAGTTTATCGAGAAAAACGAGCAGGTCATCGAGGACAAACTCGACCGCCTTGGCTCGCTTCGCGAGCGCGCGGCCGATGACTCAACTGCACTCGAAGAGACCCAGTTCGCCTCACTCGACGCGCTTGACGAGCGCCTGTCCGTGCTCGAAGACGACCTTGCGTCGTTCGAACCTGTCCCGATGACCGGGTGGCCAACCGACCGCGTCTACACGACCTTTTTCGAAGCCGTCGATTACAACGAGCGCGTCGTCGTCATCATGCTCGACGAAATCGACAAACTCGTCGAAAAATCTGGTGACGACACCCTCTACAACCTCTCGCGGATGAACTCGGAACTCGACAACTCCCGCATCTCGATCATCGGCATCTCGAACGACCTCAAATTCACCGACTTCCTCGATCCGCGCGTCAAATCATCGCTTGGCGAAGAGGAAATCGTCTTCCCGCCGTACGACGCGAACCAACTGCGCGACATCCTCCAACACCGCGCCGACGTGTCGTTCAAACCTGATTCGCTCACGGACGACGTGATCCCGCTGTGTGCGGCGTTCGCCGCCCAAGAACACGGTGACGCTCGGCGCGCGCTCGACTTGCTTCGGACGGCGGGCGAACTCGCAGAACGCGACCAGATAGACTGCGTCGAAGAAAAACACGTACGCAAAGCACAGGACAAAATCGAACTCGACCGGGTGGTCGAGGTCGTCAGGACGCTTCCAACGCAGTCGAAACTCGTGCTCTTTTCGACCATCATGCTGGAGAAAAACGGTGTCCACAACATCAACACGGGCGAGGTGTACAACATCTACAAGCGCCTGTGTGGCGAAATCGACGCCGACATCCTCACGCAGCGTCGGGTCACCGACCTTATCAGCGAACTCGACATGCTCGGCATCGTAAACGCAGTCGTCGTGAGCAAGGGTCGCTACGGGCGCACGAAAGAGATCAGCCTCTCCGTGCCAATCGATGAGACAGAAGCCGTCCTCCTTTCAGATTCACGCCTCAGCGAGATTGGTGACGTCCAGCCGTTCGTCCAAGCGCGCTTCGACAACTGA
- a CDS encoding DNA-directed DNA polymerase II small subunit, protein MPLESDARVVSELVSRGYNAEREAVTLIASSSDPARTLSLALDTLPADALKLTAAHVRSVLDQQDPPPSTADMQTATDNIPDSTPVETAPAEFERTVDHSLRSLQIANDMTGESTGTGRYEDFVAVFRDRYERLSAKLRSRVNHRTTRALNSMPGNSEAGIIGMVSDVRSTANGHWIIELEDTNGVFPCLVMKDRPLADLVDEILLDEVIAVDGTLSDDAGILFVESLYFPDIPRTHNPSTADRHVQAALISDVHVGSQEFMADAWSDFAHWLHTEEAEHVEYLCIAGDMVEGVGIYPNQDEELTIIDIYDQYEEFSEYLKEVPGDLEIVMIPGNHDAVRLAEPQPGFSDELRDIMTAHDAQIASNPSVVTLEGVSVLMYHGVSLDEVIAELPADKASYEEPHKAMYQLLKKRHVAPQYGGHTRVAPEEKDYLVIDEVPDIFHTGHVHKLGYGMYHNVLAINSGCWQAQTDFQKSVNINPDSGFAPIVDLDTLEMTIRSFK, encoded by the coding sequence GTGCCTTTAGAGAGTGACGCTCGCGTTGTCAGCGAACTCGTCAGTCGAGGATACAACGCTGAACGCGAAGCAGTCACCCTCATCGCGAGTTCCTCCGACCCGGCGCGCACCCTCTCTCTCGCGCTCGACACCCTGCCCGCGGATGCGCTCAAACTCACCGCCGCCCACGTCCGGAGCGTTCTCGACCAACAAGACCCCCCTCCTTCCACTGCAGATATGCAGACAGCGACCGATAATATCCCGGATTCAACTCCAGTCGAAACCGCGCCCGCGGAGTTCGAGCGGACGGTTGACCACTCGCTTCGCTCGCTCCAGATTGCGAACGATATGACCGGCGAGAGCACCGGAACGGGCCGCTACGAGGATTTCGTCGCCGTGTTCCGAGACCGGTACGAGCGCCTGTCCGCAAAACTCCGCTCGCGGGTGAACCACCGGACGACGCGGGCGCTCAACTCCATGCCCGGCAACAGCGAGGCGGGCATCATCGGAATGGTCAGCGACGTGCGTTCGACGGCCAACGGTCACTGGATAATCGAGTTAGAGGACACGAACGGCGTGTTCCCGTGTCTCGTGATGAAAGACCGGCCGCTCGCAGACCTCGTGGACGAAATCCTCCTCGATGAGGTTATCGCCGTAGATGGGACGCTTTCTGACGACGCGGGCATCCTGTTCGTCGAATCGCTCTACTTCCCGGACATCCCGCGTACCCACAACCCCTCGACCGCAGACCGCCACGTACAGGCGGCGCTCATCAGCGACGTGCACGTCGGCAGCCAAGAATTCATGGCCGACGCGTGGAGCGATTTTGCCCACTGGCTCCACACCGAGGAGGCAGAACACGTCGAATACCTGTGTATCGCGGGGGATATGGTGGAGGGCGTTGGCATCTACCCGAATCAGGACGAGGAACTCACCATCATCGACATTTACGACCAGTACGAGGAGTTCTCAGAGTACCTGAAGGAGGTGCCCGGCGACTTAGAAATCGTGATGATTCCGGGCAACCACGATGCGGTGCGCCTCGCAGAACCCCAGCCGGGCTTTTCTGACGAACTCCGAGATATTATGACCGCCCACGACGCCCAAATCGCGTCGAATCCCTCCGTCGTCACGCTCGAAGGCGTGTCTGTACTGATGTACCACGGCGTCTCGCTCGACGAGGTCATCGCCGAGTTGCCTGCGGACAAAGCGAGCTACGAGGAGCCACACAAGGCGATGTATCAGTTGCTCAAAAAGCGCCACGTCGCGCCCCAGTACGGCGGGCACACGCGGGTTGCACCCGAAGAGAAGGACTATCTGGTCATCGACGAGGTGCCCGACATTTTCCACACTGGCCACGTCCACAAACTCGGCTACGGGATGTACCACA
- a CDS encoding ATPase domain-containing protein translates to MDYALAVENTPDSIPGGTGLLLLHPSTGETDRIDTDFLNTDTDYILVISTRTTAREVEQKLEYYGVDRGKTEILDALSIERGYSRRSGKGIHYVSSPDDLDGIVRETRKFLERHDGNKLRVSVDSVTEMAYYADEERAREAVKELLSLLEQHDAVGLFHLAEEVHDEDVVTAYRDLFDGIITLDEDGNVAGEF, encoded by the coding sequence ATGGATTACGCCCTCGCAGTCGAGAACACACCAGACTCCATCCCGGGCGGCACAGGCCTCTTACTTTTACACCCGAGCACGGGTGAAACAGACCGCATCGACACCGACTTTCTCAACACCGACACCGACTACATCCTCGTCATCTCCACGCGCACCACCGCACGCGAGGTTGAGCAGAAACTCGAATACTACGGCGTCGACCGCGGGAAAACAGAGATTCTAGACGCGCTTTCCATCGAACGCGGCTACTCCCGACGCAGCGGGAAGGGCATTCACTACGTCTCCTCGCCTGACGATTTGGACGGTATCGTCCGCGAAACCCGCAAATTCTTAGAGCGCCACGACGGCAACAAACTCCGCGTGAGCGTCGATTCGGTCACTGAGATGGCCTACTACGCAGACGAAGAACGCGCCCGTGAAGCCGTCAAAGAACTGCTCTCTCTACTCGAACAACACGACGCCGTTGGCCTGTTCCACCTCGCAGAGGAAGTCCACGACGAAGACGTGGTCACTGCCTACCGCGACCTGTTCGACGGCATCATCACGCTCGACGAAGACGGCAACGTCGCAGGCGAGTTCTAA
- a CDS encoding Zn-ribbon containing protein, which yields MPHQCTACGHEFSDGSKEMLSGCPDCGGNKFQFYPAGAAPDPEEKPPERESSVTESVGKATTKVRDWVRGDERPAGPATASSADEDDNIIEAPAESNPDREDRAQASARGEMVTPDELPKKPEQPPAEGRVVGSPKEEQPSMEQLREELNDQFESIKILEPGQYELNLMELYDRDEYIIALQENGRYIIEVPETWIGGRDEDET from the coding sequence ATGCCACACCAGTGTACGGCCTGTGGCCACGAGTTCAGTGACGGCTCGAAAGAGATGCTCTCTGGGTGTCCAGACTGTGGCGGCAACAAGTTCCAGTTCTACCCAGCAGGCGCTGCGCCCGACCCGGAAGAGAAACCACCGGAACGCGAATCCTCGGTGACCGAATCGGTCGGCAAGGCCACCACGAAAGTCCGCGACTGGGTGCGTGGAGACGAGCGACCCGCTGGCCCCGCCACGGCTTCGAGTGCAGACGAAGATGACAACATCATCGAAGCACCTGCTGAGTCAAATCCCGACCGCGAAGACCGCGCGCAGGCAAGCGCTCGCGGCGAGATGGTGACACCCGACGAACTTCCGAAGAAACCAGAGCAACCGCCCGCAGAGGGCCGCGTCGTTGGCAGTCCCAAAGAAGAACAGCCGTCGATGGAACAGCTCCGCGAGGAGCTAAACGACCAGTTCGAGAGCATCAAGATTCTCGAACCCGGGCAGTACGAACTCAACTTGATGGAACTCTACGACCGCGACGAGTACATCATTGCCCTCCAAGAAAACGGTCGGTACATCATCGAAGTGCCAGAGACCTGGATTGGCGGGCGCGACGAAGACGAGACGTAA
- a CDS encoding S26 family signal peptidase, which translates to MSVPGDRPDEEPSGFVGWLQWLATTDHEGVAYARELLVSVGAVVLVGLILFSVSGIWPPMVAVESGSMEPNMMTGDLVFVMEEHRFAAGEAYEDTGVVTNAIGANSEYVKFNNYGDVIVFQPNGDAGTTPIIHRAMFHVNESENWYDKANPDYIQGAQNCEQLAHCPAPNDGFVTKGDANSIYDQAGNQNPVHPSWVIGTAEFRIPILGNIRLWVSETFSLFSGMVIFGRPRLFA; encoded by the coding sequence ATGAGTGTCCCGGGTGACCGACCCGACGAAGAGCCGTCCGGATTCGTTGGATGGCTCCAATGGCTTGCGACCACCGACCACGAGGGGGTCGCCTACGCCCGCGAACTACTCGTAAGCGTGGGAGCCGTCGTCCTTGTCGGGCTCATCTTATTCAGCGTGAGCGGCATCTGGCCGCCGATGGTCGCCGTCGAAAGCGGTAGCATGGAGCCGAACATGATGACGGGTGACCTCGTGTTCGTCATGGAAGAACACCGATTCGCCGCTGGTGAAGCCTACGAAGACACGGGGGTCGTGACCAACGCTATCGGTGCGAATTCGGAGTACGTCAAATTCAACAACTACGGCGACGTCATCGTGTTCCAACCGAACGGAGACGCTGGGACGACCCCGATTATCCACCGGGCGATGTTCCACGTAAACGAGAGCGAAAACTGGTACGACAAGGCGAATCCTGACTACATCCAGGGCGCACAAAACTGCGAACAGCTCGCCCACTGCCCCGCTCCAAACGATGGCTTCGTCACCAAAGGTGACGCAAACAGCATCTACGACCAAGCCGGCAACCAGAACCCCGTCCACCCGTCGTGGGTGATTGGCACCGCGGAGTTCCGCATCCCGATTCTCGGCAACATCCGGCTATGGGTCTCTGAGACCTTCTCGCTGTTCAGTGGGATGGTCATCTTTGGACGGCCACGGCTGTTCGCCTAA
- a CDS encoding GTP-binding protein, with translation MGIFAELRDSISRVTDKLFSGSEPKRIGIYGPPNAGKTTLANRIARDWTGDAIGPESHIPHETRRARRKENVEIKRNGKSVTIDIVDTPGVTTKVDYKEFLEHDMEKDDAVRRSREATEGVAEAMHWLREDVDGVIYVLDSSTDPFTQVNTMLIGIIESQKLPVLILANKTDLDESNVQRIRNAFPQHETIPLSALEGANMDEVYDKISAYFG, from the coding sequence ATGGGTATATTCGCTGAATTACGAGATAGCATCTCACGAGTTACAGATAAGTTGTTCTCCGGCTCTGAGCCGAAACGAATTGGCATCTATGGGCCGCCAAACGCGGGCAAGACGACGCTCGCAAATCGCATCGCTCGCGATTGGACTGGCGACGCCATCGGGCCGGAGAGTCACATTCCACACGAAACGCGCCGCGCACGCAGGAAAGAAAACGTCGAGATAAAGCGCAACGGGAAATCCGTGACCATCGATATCGTGGACACGCCGGGTGTCACGACGAAGGTCGATTACAAGGAGTTCTTAGAGCACGACATGGAGAAAGACGACGCGGTTCGTCGCTCCCGCGAGGCCACCGAAGGCGTCGCAGAGGCCATGCACTGGCTCCGCGAGGACGTCGATGGCGTCATCTACGTTCTCGACAGTTCGACGGACCCGTTCACGCAGGTGAACACGATGCTGATCGGTATCATCGAGAGTCAGAAGCTCCCCGTGCTCATCCTCGCGAACAAGACGGACTTAGACGAATCGAACGTCCAGCGCATTCGCAATGCGTTCCCCCAACACGAGACGATTCCATTATCGGCACTCGAAGGGGCGAACATGGACGAAGTGTACGACAAGATTTCGGCCTACTTCGGGTGA
- a CDS encoding DUF2073 domain-containing protein — MAEATNKDGVQIDLFSGERMDRLTSMEKIRTILDGVHAGNIVILEEGLSPAEESKLIEVTMTEISPDEFNGIEIETYPKQDASDGSLLDRLMGRRSTAKLTVIGPANRIETLHKDESLISALVTRQ, encoded by the coding sequence ATGGCAGAAGCAACTAACAAAGACGGCGTGCAAATCGACCTGTTCAGCGGCGAGCGCATGGACAGGCTCACGAGCATGGAGAAAATTCGGACCATCTTAGATGGCGTTCATGCGGGAAACATTGTGATTCTCGAAGAGGGACTCTCGCCCGCAGAGGAGTCGAAACTCATTGAGGTGACGATGACTGAGATCAGTCCCGATGAGTTCAACGGCATCGAAATCGAGACGTATCCGAAACAGGACGCCTCCGACGGCAGCCTGTTAGACCGGCTCATGGGGCGGCGTTCGACGGCAAAGCTCACGGTCATCGGCCCAGCGAACCGCATCGAAACGCTGCACAAAGACGAGAGTCTCATCAGCGCCCTCGTCACTCGGCAATAA